One part of the Paraglaciecola sp. L3A3 genome encodes these proteins:
- a CDS encoding DUF4955 domain-containing protein, with translation MKRVLCLATIFVFTACGQTVVKQNNAIEKNTSENVTPWQAYLPDNPAAVFLDYSAVGVNYSNSAIPTLQLPVFDVTNYGAIADDDVEDKAGIQQAIKAAEKAGGGIVYFPAGRFLINESPDRRSGLSVGSSRVVLRGSGNDTQGTELFMRYPLAPQDPKKMWTVPPMIKFQPLGASAPSSSKQGKYIAESVIVKNAKQNDSLVVVKDAGRFKAGDVVTLDMQNTAANDDFMFNKQPRDSWQEVIKNGVRASETLEIAEVKGDKIYFKQPLITRINADYKWKIRSIHTINNVGIENLRFSGNFKDKFAHHKNATHDSGYTAVQLNRTTHSWVQNVVFRDVSVAATISGGVANSMMLNVIEGNRGHSCFNITFGTRNLTALNIDKTNDGQWHGPGASHLSVGNVIWRFVSPKSRGIDSHGLFPRFSLYDNITSFGFGGWGGNYKNLPNHLEGLVFWNFKQTGNKVGEWHKDKFNFWDVDAPKEQAYTFFSAVNPVLIGYEGSAEGYLDEHTGHVASFGKRVALDSLYEAQLSERLGETPKWLGQRLSEWQELLIKHDVED, from the coding sequence ATGAAACGAGTGTTATGTCTAGCGACTATCTTTGTTTTTACCGCTTGTGGTCAAACCGTGGTGAAGCAAAATAATGCTATCGAAAAAAATACATCAGAAAATGTCACCCCATGGCAGGCTTATTTACCTGACAACCCAGCTGCGGTATTTTTAGATTATTCGGCAGTAGGGGTAAATTATTCTAATTCAGCTATTCCAACCTTACAGTTGCCTGTTTTTGATGTAACAAATTATGGTGCTATTGCTGATGATGACGTTGAAGATAAAGCTGGGATCCAGCAAGCCATTAAGGCCGCAGAAAAAGCCGGTGGTGGAATAGTGTATTTTCCTGCTGGTCGTTTTTTAATTAATGAAAGTCCAGATCGTCGTTCAGGTCTATCAGTGGGAAGTTCACGGGTTGTCTTACGTGGTAGCGGTAATGATACACAGGGAACTGAGTTATTTATGCGTTACCCACTTGCTCCACAAGATCCAAAAAAGATGTGGACTGTGCCTCCTATGATTAAGTTTCAGCCGTTAGGTGCTTCTGCTCCATCCTCTAGTAAACAGGGTAAATATATTGCTGAATCTGTAATTGTTAAAAATGCCAAACAAAATGATAGTTTGGTTGTGGTTAAAGATGCAGGCCGATTTAAGGCCGGAGATGTAGTCACATTAGATATGCAGAATACCGCGGCAAATGACGATTTCATGTTCAACAAACAACCAAGAGATAGCTGGCAAGAAGTGATTAAAAACGGAGTGCGAGCATCTGAAACGTTAGAAATAGCAGAAGTTAAAGGTGATAAAATCTATTTTAAGCAGCCTCTTATCACACGAATTAACGCTGATTATAAATGGAAAATACGCTCGATCCACACAATCAATAATGTAGGCATAGAAAACTTACGTTTTAGCGGTAACTTTAAAGATAAATTTGCTCATCATAAAAATGCTACCCATGATTCTGGCTATACCGCTGTTCAATTAAATAGAACCACCCATTCTTGGGTACAAAATGTGGTTTTTCGTGATGTATCTGTGGCTGCTACCATTTCTGGTGGGGTCGCGAATTCTATGATGCTTAATGTTATTGAGGGTAATAGGGGGCATTCTTGTTTTAATATTACCTTTGGTACACGAAACCTTACCGCCCTTAATATTGATAAAACTAATGATGGCCAATGGCACGGACCTGGCGCATCACATCTTTCTGTAGGTAACGTCATTTGGCGTTTTGTTAGCCCTAAATCACGAGGCATTGATTCACATGGCTTATTCCCTCGTTTTAGTCTTTACGACAATATCACTTCTTTCGGTTTTGGTGGCTGGGGCGGTAACTATAAAAATTTACCTAACCACCTTGAAGGGTTAGTTTTTTGGAACTTCAAACAAACAGGGAACAAGGTAGGAGAGTGGCATAAAGATAAGTTTAATTTTTGGGATGTTGATGCCCCTAAAGAACAGGCATATACCTTTTTTTCTGCAGTAAACCCTGTATTAATTGGCTATGAAGGTAGCGCTGAAGGTTACCTTGATGAACATACCGGACATGTGGCTAGTTTTGGTAAACGTGTGGCACTGGATTCATTATACGAAGCGCAATTGAGCGAACGATTAGGTGAAACACCTAAGTGGCTTGGCCAGAGGTTGTCAGAATGGCAGGAACTGTTGATTAAACATGATGTTGAAGATTAA